GTTGGAATATACGCAGAAACGTCACCAGCCTGAGTTTCGATAATCGGAAGTGCCGTTAATGAACCTCCTCCTTTTACCAATGGTCTTAGAGATTCTGGTAAATCGTTCATCTGGCTAGCAATTTTATCATCAGCGATTACTTTTGCAGCTCTTTCCAATAATCTTGAGTGAAGATAGAAAACGTCTCCAGGATAAGCTTCACGGCCCGGTGGTCTTCTCAATAGTAGAGAAAGCTCACGGTAAGCAACAGCTTGTTTAGATAAATCATCATAAATGATCAATGCCGGTCTACCAGTGTCTCTGAAGAACTCACCGATAGAAGCACCTGCCATTGCAGAATAAACCTGCATTGGAACCGGATCTGAAGCATTAGCTGCAACGATTACGGTATAAGCTAAAGCTCCTTTATCAGAAAGGGTTTTAACGATTTGTGCTACAGTAGAAGCTTTCTGACCAATAGCAACATATATACAATATACTGGCTGACCAGCATCAAAAAATTCTTTTTGGTTGATGATCGTATCGATAGCAACCGTAGTTTTACCTGTCTGTCTGTCACCGATGATCAATTCTCTCTGACCTCTTCCTACAGGAATCATAGAGTCGATTGCAACGATACCTGTCTGTAAAGGTTCAGTTACCGGCTGTCTGAAGATAACTCCAGGAGCCTTTCTTTCCAATGGCATTTCATATAATTCGCCAGTGATAGGACCTTTACCGTCGATAGGGTTACCAAGAGTATCTACTACTCTTCCTAACATACCTTCTCCTACTTTGATAGAAGAGATTCTGTTTGTTCTTCTTACTGTATCTCCTTCTCTTACTAATTTACTTTCCCCAAGTAGAGCAACACCTACGTTGTCTTCTTCAAGGTTAAGTACAATACCTTCTACATCACTAGAAAATTTCACCAACTCTCCGTATTGTACGTTTTCTAACCCGTATACACGAGCAATACCATCACCGATGGTTAAAACTGTACCTACTTCCTCAACGTTGGATTGAGTGTCGAAGTTGGCCAATTGCTGTTTTAAGATCGCAGATACTTCTGCCGGATTTATTTCTGCCATTGTATGGTTGTTTTTGTCTTATTTAAAAAGTTTAATTTTTAGATCTTCGTTAGAATATTTAGCTATAAACAAATCAATTTTTGATTCATCGGCATTTCCGTTTTCATCAAATATACCTGACTTGTAAATATTTTTAATTATATCTTTATCTGATAAATCTGTAACAAGTTCTTTATTATTTTTCAAAAATCTTACTGTATAAATTATTTTAGTCCAGTAAGGAGATTCGTTGGGATAAATAGGAGGTGTCTTACGTACTTCATAGGTAGACCCCAGTACAGAAACAATTCCATTATCCTTTGTGTCAGACAGGATAAAATTATAATTATTGTTTTCAATATGATAGGTTTCTTTATCATCAATAAACACTTTATCTTTCTTAATTTTCACTTTTTGTCCAAAAGCTAAACAAGAAAAAACAAGCATTGATATGTATAAACCCTTTTTCATATTAGTTTAACTGAAAATCTTTTTTAACCAGGTTCAATTTTGTCTTTACAGATGCATCTACCTGCTGATCACCTACTCTTAGAATGTAACCTCCTAAAATTTCAGGCTTCACATTTACCTTTAGGTCAAAGTTTGTACCTGCATTTACAAGATTGGTAGATCTTAGGATCTGATCAAGGTTTTCTTTAGAAAGCTGGGTTGCCGTAGTAAGAGTAATTCTCTGTACTCCGTTGATATCCTCTACTTTGTTGATGAATTCCTGAGCGATATTTTTCAGCTGGTTTTCACGTCCGTGCTTGATCACTAATCTGATCAGGTTTTGTGAAGACACTGAAAAACTTGTAAAGATCTGGTCTGCTACCTCTATTTTCTTTTTTGCATCAATGTAAGGCGTAAGGAAGAACTTGTTCAGATCTACAGATTGAGACATGATCTTCACTACATCTTTCATTTCAGAAAATACAGCAGCTGTCTGGCCTGATTCATTGGTGAAGTCAAGCAATCCTTGTGCGTATCTTTTAGCTACTTTAGATGTAAGCATTCTTAGTTAAGGTTAGATTTGTTTAAATAATTTTGAACTAATTCGTTTTGAGCTTCGTTGTTATCCAACTTCTGCTTAAGGATAGATTCAGCAATGTTTACAGATAAAGCACCGATTTGAGTTTTGATGTCTGCCATGGCAGCATTTTTCTCAGCAAGGATTGTTTGCTTAGCTGATTCGATCATTTTGTCTCCTTCATTTTTAGCAGCATCTTTAGCCTCACCTACGATTCTATCTTTAATTTCTCTAGCTTCTTTAAGGATAGCATCTCTTTCGATTTTAGCTTCACGAATAATTCTTTCGTTGTCCTCTTTTAGAGTCTCCATTTCTTTTCTTGCTAATTTAGCCTGATTAAGAGCATCAACAATAGAAGTTTCTCTGTCATTGATCGATTTTAAAATAGGTTTCCAAGCAAATTTGCCTAACAAAAATAATAATGCTAGAAAAATAACAGACTGGATAATAAATAATCCTGATGAAAACTGGTGAATTAATTCCATTATATAAATGTATAAATAATTATTACTTTTTTAAATTAACATTGCTGCAGCCAACCGCTGCAACAATGTTTTTTTTGTTTGGTTATGATGCGAATAACGCAGCAAATGCAACACCTTCAACTAGTGCAGCTGCAATAAGCATAGCAGTTTGGATTTTTCCAGATTGCTCAGGCTGTCTAGCGATAGCTTCAAGAGCCGCAGCTCCGATTTTACCAAGGCCAATACCAACACCTAGTACGATAAGACCTCCACCAATGATTCTAGGGATTTCCATAATAAATATAATTTAAAAAATTGTTTTAATATTTTAAGTTTTTAAGCTTCTTTAATTAGTGAGCAGCGTGATGTTCGTGCTCATGCTCTTCTACAGCCATTCCAATAAACAGAGCAGATAGCATAGTAAATATATAAGCCTGAAGGAATGCCACTAATACTTCAAGTATATAAATTACCAATGTTAAGAATGGAAACGCCACTCCTGCAATCCAGCTTTTGAAAATATAAATTGAACCAATCAGCGTCATTACTACGATGTGTCCCGCTGTCATGTTAGCAAAAAGACGAATCATCAATGCGAAAGGCTTAGTAATTGTTCCTAATAATTCGATTGGCAACATAATGAACTTCATTGGAACCGGAACTCCTGGCATCCAGAAAATATGTTTCCAATAATCTTTATTAGCAGAGAATGTTGTAATTAAATAAGTAAGGATTGCAAGGAAGAATGTCATGGTAATATTACCTGTAACATTGATTCCGAAAGGCATTAAACCTAAAACATTTAAAAGCAAGATAAAGAAAAACACAGTTAATAAATAACCCATAAATCTTTTATACTTATGTCCTATGTTCGGAATAGCAATCTCGTCTCTTACAAAGATAATTAATGGCTCTAAAAATCTTGCAGCTCCTGTAGGAACAACAGACTTTTTATATGATCTTGCCATTCCTGTAAATAACACAAGCATTACAAGCGCAACTAAGAAAATAATAAGCACACTTTTAGTAATTGAAAGATCCAAAGGCTTCTCATTTGTAGGATGACCATCTTTATCAAGAGTTAAAGTTCCAGCTGCATCTGTTTTATAAATTTTCTCGTGGTGCAGCTTGTAGTAAGAACCATCAACTTCAGTTGTTTCCCCATGCATAAAGCCTTCTTTACCGTTGCTCATGAAAGCATGAAAGCCATTATCATAAAAAATAACAGGTAGAGGAAAACCAATGTGGTGACCTTCCTTATCTACCATCAATGTAAAGTCATGAGCATCCAACAAGTGATGATTGATGAACTCCTTGTTTTCTTTACTTACTTTGTCTTTTTCTGAAAGCTCTTGAGCAGGAGCTGTTCCAGTAGTAGCCTCACCGTGCTGGGCAGATACTAAGTTTAATACAAAAATACTGTAGAATAAAACTGCGAATTTCTTAAACATTGATAGGTTTTTTTCGTTGTGCAAAAATATAATAATTTTTCTAGTTTCAATAAATAATTTTACTGTTTTTTATCATGATTAATCAGCTTGATTGCATAGTACGTAAGCAGCGTTGTCAGGACAAAATAAGGGATGATAAAATGAAATTTATAGCCTGGAATCACTTCAAAGTTCAATTTCTTCCTGATTAAGTACATCAAGCCGAATTTTAAAAGGATCAGGCCAATCACAGCCAAGCCTAAAAATTGTGGTACTACTCTATTAATTAAAATAACCAATGTAATCATCAACATAAACATGACACTTAAAAAAAGATAAAATTTAACAATAATAATCTCATCTAAGTGAAAAACAAATTTCCAAAGGGAAAAATGAATCAAAAATGTTAAAAAAAATAATACCGTAACCAGGATATTAGGATTTACTTTCATTATAAACTTGTTTTTGAACCTTGTCAACACCAAGGTTTATTTTAACTGATCGCAAAAATAGACTTTTTCTATCGTATATCCTTATGATTTGATTTTTATCATTTTTTCTATATATATAATATTACGTATCGTAAGACTTTGGATATGCCCAAAAATTCCTTATTTTTGCAAACCTATAATTTACAATACATATGTTTAATAGTTTACAGGATAAATTAGACAAGGCTCTACATAATATTTCCGGACGCGGAAAAATCACAGAGATCAACGTAGCGGAAACCGTAAAGGAAATCCGTAGAGCGCTGGTAGATGCTGACGTTAACTATAAAGTTGCAAAAGATCTTACCAAAAGAGTTCAGGATAAAGCCTTAGGACAGAACGTTCTTACTTCCCTTACTCCGGGACAGCTGATGACGAAGATCGTTCATGACGAATTGGTAGATTTGATGGGAGGCTCTCAGGAAGGAATCAATCTTTCGGGAAAACCTTCTGTAATCCTTATTGCAGGTCTTCAGGGTTCGGGTAAAACCACTTTCTCCGGAAAACTGGCTCATTATTTAAAAACAAAAAGAACTAAAAAGCCTTTATTGGTAGCTTGTGACGTTTATCGTCCGGCAGCAATTGACCAGCTTAAAGTACTGGGTGGCCAGATTGGAGTTCCGGTATTTACTGAAGAAGGCTCCACAAATCCTTCTACTATTGCTGAAAACGCAATCGCTTTTGCAAAGACAAACGGTCATGATGTAGTGATTGTCGATACGGCAGGACGTCTTGCGATTGACGAGCAAATGATGAACGAGATCAAATCGGTACATTATTTCATTAAACCTAACGAAACTTTATTCGTAGTAGACTCCATGACGGGTCAGGATGCTGTAAATACGGCAAAAGCATTCAATGAGGCCTTAAATTTTGACGGTGTTGTTCTTACTAAACTAGACGGTGATACAAGAGGGGGTGCTGCTTTAACGATCCGTTCTGTAGTGGAGAAACCGATCAAGTTCATCTCTACCGGTGAGAAAATGGAAGCTTTGGATCTTTTCTATCCGGAAAGGATGGCAGACAGAATCCTGGGAATGGGAGACGTTGTTTCCTTAGTAGAAAGAGCTCAAGAGCAGTTTGATGAAGAAGAAGCTAAAAAACTTCACAAGAAAATTGCTAAAAACGAATTCGGTTTTGATGATTTCCTGAAGCAGATCAACCAGATCAAGAAGATGGGTAATATGAAAGATTTGATGGGGATGATTCCGGGAGTTGGAAAAGCAATCAAGGATGTTGAAATCAGTGATGATGCATTCAAACATATTGAAGCTATTATTTATTCTATGACTCCGGACGAGAGAAGAAGACCTTCTATCATTAATTCTCAGAGAAAACAGAGAATTGCAAAAGGAGCAGGAAGAAAGATTGAAGATGTGAATCAGCTGATGAAACAGTTTGATCAGATGGGAAAAATGATGAAGATGATGCAGGGACCACAGGGAAAACAGATGATGCAGATGATGAGCAAAATGCCAAACATGCCGGGAATGGGCGGAATGATGGGCAAATAATATTACTTAAAATAAAGAAAACTCTCAGAATTTCTGAGAGTTTTTGTTTTATTTGAATTTGTATCCTAATCCGATCTGGAAGAAATTCATCTTCAGTTTTTCGTCGTTCACAGGATCTTTAATCATATTCGTTAGTCCGAAACTGTAACGGGCATCTACAAATAATCCTTTGTATACGTTATAATCTGCCCCTAAAACCAAACCGAATTCAGCAGACTTAAGGTTATCATCAAATGTCTTTTCCAGGAATTGCTCGCCTTCATTTACAGCCTGTGAATTTGCCATTCCTCCTGATACGTCAATATTTACTTTCGTGTTTGTTCTAAAACTCACAAAAGGTCCTGCGTATACCCCAAGTTCAGGAGTAGCATAATATCTTGCAGTTACAGGAACTACAATTCTGTTGAAATTGAATTTTTCTGTAACGGTAACTCCCATTGTTGAAACTTCAGCTTTTCCACCCAGATTTGCGTACTGAACTTCTCCCTGTACGGCAAATTTATTATTGAATTGATGTTCTACCAAAGCGCCTACATAGAAACCTGATTTAGATTTCAAACCTCCGCTTACCCCCTCAAATGCATCAAGATCGTCATTTGAATTTAGTTTTGATAATGCATATCCTGCTTTTACACCGAATTTTGTCTGTGCATTGATTCCTGCGCAAAAAGCAAGAGCTGATGCTAATAAGATTTTTTTCATGATTATTTTTTTAAAATTGTTTTTAAAGATAAAAAAGCCCTAAAATAATTAGGGCTTCTATGTTTACAAATGTGTTTGTTAATTACTTAGCAAATACATATTTAACTCCGAAATTTACAGCTGATAAGTTCAAACCGAACTTGTAGTTGTTTACACTTTTAGCACCATCAGTATCAAATTTAGAAGTGTTGTATCCAAATTCACCAATAGTAGCTTCAATGCTCCAGTTTTTGTTCAAGAAATAATCCAAACCTGGCTTAACGTTAACTCCGATTGAAGTATAGTTAGCTTTTGTAGATGTAGAAGCAGTAGTAGTTGTACCACCGATAGTTGTAGTTGAAGTACCTTCTTCTTTAACTTGACCAAACTCCATTGGAACTTCTAATTGACCGAAGATATATAATTTGTCAGCAATAGTCCAGTATTTTCTTACGAATGGAGCTACAACAAATGCAGATTCAGTATTTTTAACTTCAGAAACAATCAGAGAATTATTTGTAGTTTCTGTAGTTTTGTCACTTTTATAACCAACACCTAAACCAACAGCTAAGTTAGTTCCTACAAAATATCCTACAGTTGGAAGAACTTTAAAGCTTTCAACTTTAGAATCGTCATTATTGTTCTCTTTTTGAGAATAACCTACTTGTCCTGAAATATAAGTTGTTCCTTTTGCAATCTGAGCATTAGATAAACCGAAAAGTGCTACAGCACCAGCTAATACTAATTTTTTCATTTTATAATAATTTTAATACTTTCTGAGGGCAAATTTACAGTGGGTTCTGCGAATATTAAAATTTGTTAATGTGATTAATATCATTGATGAACATTGAGTTTTTTCGGAAATAAAATGCAGCAATAACGACATTTTGATTATTTCACAATATTTAGAATCAAAAAACTACAATTTATCAACAGGAGCGAAATATACTTAACTTTTTAAATTTAACGTTTTTTACAAATTTCTAATTATATAGTCATTATTATTAATCTTTACATCTTAAAACGTTAATATTTAAGGAATTAGTCTTAAAATTAAACATTTATTTATAAATTGAGATAATTATTCTCCTCTCCTTTATTAAACATACTGATCTATCTAAAATATCCTATCGGATCAGATATTTATTTAAGATAATATATACAAAAACTCCGGCCAAAAAGCCGGAGTCCAGTGTATTATTTTATGATCTTTTTATTTCAGGAAGAAATTGTAGCCAATATTTACTGCTCCAACATTCCAGCTTACTCTGTAAGGTCCAAAATCACGCTTGTTACTGATCGTCTGATATCCTAAATAAAGTTCACCTTTAGACATTTGGTATCCAAATTTAGGCTGAGCGTAGAAACCACCGTCTACTCCATCTTTTGTGGAAATTCCGTATCCAAGGTCTAAACCTACAAAAATAGGCGCTCCAGAAAATCTGTATTTTCCGGAAACTGCTACAGGAATAAATCCGAAATCATCAAAATTATCTTTTCCGAAGAAATGAGAATATCCAGTGGTAACCCCAAGATCCAATCCTTTTGTAATATTCCACATGTAGGCAGCATCCACTCCTAATGTAAACGAAGAAGCATCACCAGCATCACCAACAGGAATACCAATATGTCCACCTAATTTAAACC
The Chryseobacterium sp. W4I1 DNA segment above includes these coding regions:
- the atpA gene encoding F0F1 ATP synthase subunit alpha, yielding MAEINPAEVSAILKQQLANFDTQSNVEEVGTVLTIGDGIARVYGLENVQYGELVKFSSDVEGIVLNLEEDNVGVALLGESKLVREGDTVRRTNRISSIKVGEGMLGRVVDTLGNPIDGKGPITGELYEMPLERKAPGVIFRQPVTEPLQTGIVAIDSMIPVGRGQRELIIGDRQTGKTTVAIDTIINQKEFFDAGQPVYCIYVAIGQKASTVAQIVKTLSDKGALAYTVIVAANASDPVPMQVYSAMAGASIGEFFRDTGRPALIIYDDLSKQAVAYRELSLLLRRPPGREAYPGDVFYLHSRLLERAAKVIADDKIASQMNDLPESLRPLVKGGGSLTALPIIETQAGDVSAYIPTNVISITDGQIFLESDLFNSGVRPAINVGISVSRVGGNAQIKSMKKVSGTLKLDQAQYKELEAFAKFGSDLDASTLAVISKGERNVELLKQPVNSPLPVDSQVAMIYAGTENLMRNVPIRKVKEFQIEYIEFLRSKHPETMAALKAGKIDNDITAVLKQAANDLASKYN
- the atpH gene encoding ATP synthase F1 subunit delta gives rise to the protein MLTSKVAKRYAQGLLDFTNESGQTAAVFSEMKDVVKIMSQSVDLNKFFLTPYIDAKKKIEVADQIFTSFSVSSQNLIRLVIKHGRENQLKNIAQEFINKVEDINGVQRITLTTATQLSKENLDQILRSTNLVNAGTNFDLKVNVKPEILGGYILRVGDQQVDASVKTKLNLVKKDFQLN
- a CDS encoding F0F1 ATP synthase subunit B, encoding MELIHQFSSGLFIIQSVIFLALLFLLGKFAWKPILKSINDRETSIVDALNQAKLARKEMETLKEDNERIIREAKIERDAILKEAREIKDRIVGEAKDAAKNEGDKMIESAKQTILAEKNAAMADIKTQIGALSVNIAESILKQKLDNNEAQNELVQNYLNKSNLN
- the atpE gene encoding ATP synthase F0 subunit C: MEIPRIIGGGLIVLGVGIGLGKIGAAALEAIARQPEQSGKIQTAMLIAAALVEGVAFAALFAS
- the atpB gene encoding F0F1 ATP synthase subunit A, with product MFKKFAVLFYSIFVLNLVSAQHGEATTGTAPAQELSEKDKVSKENKEFINHHLLDAHDFTLMVDKEGHHIGFPLPVIFYDNGFHAFMSNGKEGFMHGETTEVDGSYYKLHHEKIYKTDAAGTLTLDKDGHPTNEKPLDLSITKSVLIIFLVALVMLVLFTGMARSYKKSVVPTGAARFLEPLIIFVRDEIAIPNIGHKYKRFMGYLLTVFFFILLLNVLGLMPFGINVTGNITMTFFLAILTYLITTFSANKDYWKHIFWMPGVPVPMKFIMLPIELLGTITKPFALMIRLFANMTAGHIVVMTLIGSIYIFKSWIAGVAFPFLTLVIYILEVLVAFLQAYIFTMLSALFIGMAVEEHEHEHHAAH
- the ffh gene encoding signal recognition particle protein, coding for MFNSLQDKLDKALHNISGRGKITEINVAETVKEIRRALVDADVNYKVAKDLTKRVQDKALGQNVLTSLTPGQLMTKIVHDELVDLMGGSQEGINLSGKPSVILIAGLQGSGKTTFSGKLAHYLKTKRTKKPLLVACDVYRPAAIDQLKVLGGQIGVPVFTEEGSTNPSTIAENAIAFAKTNGHDVVIVDTAGRLAIDEQMMNEIKSVHYFIKPNETLFVVDSMTGQDAVNTAKAFNEALNFDGVVLTKLDGDTRGGAALTIRSVVEKPIKFISTGEKMEALDLFYPERMADRILGMGDVVSLVERAQEQFDEEEAKKLHKKIAKNEFGFDDFLKQINQIKKMGNMKDLMGMIPGVGKAIKDVEISDDAFKHIEAIIYSMTPDERRRPSIINSQRKQRIAKGAGRKIEDVNQLMKQFDQMGKMMKMMQGPQGKQMMQMMSKMPNMPGMGGMMGK
- a CDS encoding porin family protein, with the translated sequence MKKILLASALAFCAGINAQTKFGVKAGYALSKLNSNDDLDAFEGVSGGLKSKSGFYVGALVEHQFNNKFAVQGEVQYANLGGKAEVSTMGVTVTEKFNFNRIVVPVTARYYATPELGVYAGPFVSFRTNTKVNIDVSGGMANSQAVNEGEQFLEKTFDDNLKSAEFGLVLGADYNVYKGLFVDARYSFGLTNMIKDPVNDEKLKMNFFQIGLGYKFK
- a CDS encoding outer membrane beta-barrel protein — translated: MKKLVLAGAVALFGLSNAQIAKGTTYISGQVGYSQKENNNDDSKVESFKVLPTVGYFVGTNLAVGLGVGYKSDKTTETTNNSLIVSEVKNTESAFVVAPFVRKYWTIADKLYIFGQLEVPMEFGQVKEEGTSTTTIGGTTTTASTSTKANYTSIGVNVKPGLDYFLNKNWSIEATIGEFGYNTSKFDTDGAKSVNNYKFGLNLSAVNFGVKYVFAK